One genomic window of Aggregatilinea lenta includes the following:
- a CDS encoding vitamin K epoxide reductase family protein, whose amino-acid sequence MTATKAKNTEAVKAASGLDWLRIVSILLAIAGIAVAGYLSWAEVTGNETQCLDTGKINCETVQSSAYSEVLGVPIALLGLAGYIAILGVLLLEDQVPFLAAYGRTLIAGFALFGVLFSVYLTLIEATVLDAWCQWCVISALLITLLLIVGAVRLNQLFSVLRS is encoded by the coding sequence GTGACCGCGACGAAAGCAAAGAATACGGAAGCTGTGAAGGCTGCATCGGGCCTCGATTGGCTGCGGATCGTTTCAATTCTGCTTGCGATAGCAGGGATCGCCGTGGCGGGCTACCTGTCCTGGGCAGAAGTGACGGGGAACGAAACGCAGTGTTTGGACACCGGCAAGATCAACTGCGAGACGGTGCAGTCCAGCGCCTATTCTGAAGTGTTGGGCGTGCCGATCGCGCTGCTGGGGCTGGCGGGCTACATCGCGATCCTGGGCGTGCTGCTGCTGGAAGATCAGGTTCCGTTCCTGGCGGCTTACGGGCGCACCCTGATCGCGGGCTTTGCACTGTTCGGCGTTCTGTTTTCAGTCTACTTGACCCTGATTGAGGCCACGGTGCTGGACGCGTGGTGCCAGTGGTGCGTGATCTCCGCGCTTCTGATCACGCTGCTGCTCATCGTGGGTGCGGTGCGGCTGAACCAGTTGTTCAGCGTGCTGCGCAGCTAG
- a CDS encoding PPC domain-containing protein, giving the protein MTQLDQNLRSLRPAGLLAVGLALCVTVVLSLVLVSGMAFAQGDQSRQLTVGDVVSGTLDSDVFVQVYTFVASTGDTISVDVTTEVEDLGIVLLVADQNGNIVAQDADASTSGASVADLAIETDGTYFIQVLRASGAEGDVSGDFELELSGTIQLSGDTVTLQDGGIAIDLTWAEAVDLNLEVRDPVGGTVHAFSPTAPSGGSLSADVNGECQDTTADNPTETVSWPVGEVPAGSYEIIVHYFDACGIGGPQEFQLDATVNSGTTQSIPGTLNPTQEYLARLIVEPNGSWTLDNGGVNAGLDVSLFSAEVADADPIAVGTTVSGTITNAEPAQAYTFDGTTGTPVNIALQAQSGSLDTYVALLGPDNTLVASNDDAGDSTNSGIDFTLGADGTYTIIATRYALAIGGTEGDFTLSLTTGTAETPTDTTGTPVPAATAADAGETTALTPGSIEVELTWPTNADLQLNVRDPNGDTVYDDEPEIASGGLLESVGNQNCTDTTNSPVSYIYWPANRSLLPGTYEVEVWYQDNCSDNTPVNIALRVDVGGQTIINTPQQIPLNAHFMITFTIDQSGTATAGNGGFFDMSTANTLNYQNQLDSATPVQLGSTVSGSITQDQPFELYSFEADAGDVVDITMTATGGTLDTALFLIAPNGFQAAYNDDIAVGENRNSAITETTLSSSGTYTIIATHYGLNLGGTTGTYTLSLSQP; this is encoded by the coding sequence ATGACTCAGTTGGACCAAAATCTCCGCTCTCTTCGGCCCGCTGGGCTGCTGGCGGTGGGGCTGGCGCTGTGCGTTACGGTTGTGCTCAGCCTGGTCCTGGTCTCCGGCATGGCTTTCGCTCAGGGGGATCAGAGTCGCCAGTTAACGGTTGGCGATGTTGTTTCAGGAACGCTTGATTCGGACGTCTTTGTCCAGGTTTATACTTTTGTAGCCAGCACCGGCGACACCATCTCCGTGGACGTCACGACCGAGGTGGAAGACCTCGGCATCGTGCTGCTGGTCGCCGACCAGAACGGCAACATCGTCGCCCAGGACGCCGACGCCAGCACGTCGGGCGCGTCGGTTGCGGATCTGGCGATTGAGACCGATGGCACGTACTTCATCCAGGTGCTGCGTGCGTCGGGCGCCGAAGGCGACGTCAGCGGCGACTTCGAGCTGGAGCTGAGCGGCACCATTCAGCTCAGCGGCGACACTGTCACGCTTCAGGACGGCGGCATCGCGATTGACCTGACCTGGGCCGAAGCGGTCGACCTTAACCTGGAAGTTCGCGATCCGGTTGGCGGCACGGTACACGCCTTCAGTCCCACCGCCCCCAGCGGCGGCAGCCTCAGCGCCGACGTGAACGGCGAGTGCCAGGACACCACTGCCGACAACCCGACTGAGACTGTGAGCTGGCCGGTGGGCGAAGTCCCGGCGGGCAGCTACGAGATCATCGTGCACTACTTTGACGCGTGCGGCATCGGCGGCCCGCAGGAATTCCAGCTCGACGCGACCGTCAACAGCGGCACGACGCAGAGCATCCCCGGCACGCTGAACCCCACCCAGGAATATCTGGCGCGCCTCATCGTCGAGCCGAACGGCTCATGGACCCTGGACAACGGCGGCGTGAACGCCGGGCTGGACGTCTCGCTGTTCAGTGCCGAAGTCGCGGATGCGGATCCCATCGCCGTCGGTACCACCGTGTCCGGCACGATCACCAACGCGGAACCGGCCCAGGCTTATACGTTTGACGGCACGACCGGCACCCCGGTCAACATCGCGCTGCAGGCCCAGTCGGGCAGCCTCGACACCTACGTCGCCCTGCTCGGGCCGGACAACACGCTGGTTGCCAGCAATGACGACGCGGGCGACAGCACCAACTCGGGCATCGACTTCACGCTCGGCGCGGACGGCACCTACACCATCATCGCTACGCGCTACGCGCTGGCCATCGGCGGCACGGAAGGCGACTTTACGCTGAGCCTCACCACTGGCACAGCGGAAACACCCACCGACACGACCGGCACACCGGTTCCCGCCGCGACCGCTGCAGACGCAGGTGAAACGACGGCGCTGACTCCCGGCTCGATCGAAGTTGAGCTGACCTGGCCGACCAATGCCGACCTTCAGTTGAACGTCCGTGACCCCAATGGCGACACGGTCTATGACGACGAGCCGGAAATCGCCAGCGGCGGTCTGCTCGAATCAGTCGGCAATCAGAACTGCACCGACACGACCAACAGCCCGGTGTCTTACATCTACTGGCCTGCCAACCGCTCTCTGCTGCCGGGCACGTACGAAGTCGAAGTGTGGTACCAGGACAACTGCAGCGACAACACGCCGGTCAACATCGCGCTGCGCGTCGACGTCGGCGGCCAGACCATCATTAACACGCCGCAGCAGATCCCGCTGAACGCGCACTTCATGATCACGTTCACCATCGACCAGAGCGGCACGGCGACGGCGGGCAACGGCGGCTTCTTCGACATGTCGACCGCCAACACGCTCAACTACCAGAACCAGCTCGACTCGGCCACCCCGGTCCAGCTCGGATCGACGGTGTCGGGCAGCATCACGCAGGACCAGCCGTTTGAGCTGTACTCCTTCGAGGCGGACGCGGGCGACGTGGTGGACATCACCATGACCGCGACAGGCGGCACGCTCGACACGGCGCTGTTCCTGATCGCGCCCAACGGCTTCCAGGCCGCCTACAACGACGACATCGCGGTGGGTGAGAACCGCAATTCGGCCATCACCGAAACCACCCTATCGTCGTCCGGCACGTATACCATCATTGCCACGCACTACGGGCTGAACCTGGGCGGCACGACCGGCACCTACACCCTGTCGCTGTCCCAGCCGTAA
- a CDS encoding S1 RNA-binding domain-containing protein — MTTENIAPTTFDEVVPKMKVEGVVKKIELYGALVDIGVGRPGLLHISQLSEGHVKNVSDVLNEGDTVTVWVQEVDRKRGRISLTMLEPAALGWSEIDNGKVFTGKVVRVEKFGAFVDVGAERPGLVHVSELAQGYVGDPTDVVKVGDEVQVKVIGVNRRKKQIDMSIRALEEATMIEFNEEASEEVPTAMELALRQALEGSGIEMPQRQQPKKRSKKERRRQEREDIFARTLRQHAND; from the coding sequence ATGACTACCGAAAACATCGCGCCCACCACCTTTGACGAAGTCGTCCCGAAGATGAAGGTCGAGGGCGTCGTCAAGAAAATCGAACTCTATGGCGCCCTGGTGGACATTGGCGTTGGCCGTCCTGGCTTGCTCCACATTTCCCAGCTCAGCGAGGGACATGTCAAGAACGTCTCTGACGTGCTCAACGAGGGCGACACCGTCACCGTTTGGGTCCAGGAAGTGGACCGCAAGCGCGGGCGCATCAGCCTGACCATGCTTGAGCCTGCAGCCCTGGGCTGGTCAGAGATCGACAACGGCAAAGTGTTTACCGGCAAAGTCGTGCGCGTAGAGAAGTTCGGCGCGTTCGTGGATGTCGGCGCGGAGCGCCCCGGTCTGGTGCACGTCTCGGAACTGGCGCAAGGATATGTGGGCGACCCGACCGACGTCGTAAAAGTTGGCGACGAAGTGCAGGTCAAGGTAATTGGTGTGAACCGGCGCAAGAAGCAAATCGACATGAGCATCCGCGCGCTGGAAGAAGCCACCATGATCGAGTTCAATGAAGAAGCCAGCGAAGAAGTGCCGACCGCGATGGAGCTTGCGCTCCGTCAGGCGCTCGAAGGCTCCGGCATTGAAATGCCGCAGCGCCAGCAGCCGAAGAAGCGCAGCAAAAAGGAACGGCGTCGCCAGGAACGTGAAGACATCTTCGCACGGACGCTGCGCCAGCACGCGAACGACTGA
- a CDS encoding glycosyltransferase codes for MPSICILTTVHDPFDSRVFHKQARSLARAGYAVILIGQGAPDRTIDGVRLQPFPAKPPARQAWRRWLRLPQMWQRARRERADAYLLHDPELTPVGLILKLGGRCVVYDVHEHVPYQILDKAWIPARLRKPVAWLYDYYERAIVGRFDAIVVAFEQIAARFPRAHPVIIRNVPELDRWQRANAGGCSPDGKVIAVYAGAVQPDRCVLELAQAAALLDPALKVEVWVAGRAVSPEYEAQIRAAGGDRVRLLGTLPHEQIPALLAGAHIGLMSLRPQPNSTVNWPIKLFEYMAAGLPMLMTRSAFWADLAGDSAIQVNIEDPRDIARGLEALARDPVLRASLGHQGYERARNCYDWAEQERALVALFTRLIGPPGGQEMP; via the coding sequence ATGCCCTCGATCTGCATCCTGACCACCGTGCACGATCCCTTCGATTCGCGCGTCTTCCACAAGCAAGCGCGATCCCTGGCGCGCGCCGGGTACGCGGTCATCCTGATTGGCCAGGGCGCGCCGGACAGGACGATCGACGGCGTGCGGCTGCAGCCCTTCCCCGCCAAACCGCCCGCGCGGCAGGCGTGGCGGCGCTGGCTGCGGCTCCCGCAGATGTGGCAGCGCGCCCGCCGCGAACGCGCGGACGCCTATCTGCTGCACGACCCGGAACTGACCCCGGTCGGGCTGATACTCAAGCTCGGCGGACGGTGTGTGGTCTACGACGTGCACGAGCATGTGCCCTACCAGATTCTCGACAAGGCGTGGATTCCCGCGCGCCTGCGCAAACCCGTCGCGTGGCTCTACGACTACTACGAGCGCGCCATCGTGGGCCGCTTCGACGCGATCGTTGTCGCCTTCGAGCAAATCGCGGCACGCTTTCCGCGTGCGCATCCGGTCATCATCCGCAACGTGCCGGAACTCGACCGCTGGCAGCGCGCCAACGCGGGCGGATGCAGTCCTGACGGCAAGGTGATCGCCGTGTATGCAGGCGCGGTCCAGCCCGATCGCTGCGTGCTGGAACTGGCGCAGGCCGCCGCCCTGCTCGATCCCGCGCTGAAGGTCGAAGTCTGGGTCGCCGGGCGCGCCGTCTCGCCAGAGTATGAGGCGCAGATCCGCGCGGCGGGCGGAGATCGCGTACGGCTGCTCGGCACCCTGCCGCACGAGCAGATCCCGGCGCTGCTGGCCGGGGCGCACATCGGCCTGATGAGCCTGCGGCCCCAGCCCAACAGCACCGTCAACTGGCCGATCAAGCTGTTCGAGTACATGGCGGCGGGATTACCCATGCTGATGACGCGCAGCGCCTTCTGGGCCGATCTCGCAGGCGACAGCGCCATCCAGGTGAACATCGAGGACCCGCGCGACATCGCGCGCGGTTTAGAGGCGCTGGCCCGCGACCCCGTCCTGCGCGCTTCGTTGGGCCACCAAGGGTACGAGCGTGCGCGGAACTGTTACGACTGGGCCGAGCAGGAACGGGCGCTGGTGGCGCTGTTCACGCGCCTGATTGGGCCGCCGGGCGGCCAGGAGATGCCCTGA
- the recA gene encoding recombinase RecA codes for MAVAEARQKALDIALADLTKRFGDGTIIRLGDSPHMNIEVIPTGSLAVDLALGVGGIPRGRVTEIYGPESSGKTTLCLHVVAQAQAIGGTCAFVDMEHALDPIYAQRLGVDIDNLYISQPDTGEQALEITEALVRSGAIDVVILDSVAALVPRAELEGTMGDSHVGLMARLMSQALRKLSGAIKQSNTAVLFTNQLREKIGVMFGNPETTTGGRALRFYASIRLDIRRIQAIKQKDEIVGNRTRVKVTKNKVAPPFRQCEIDLMYDHGFSIESDVLDLGVECDIIDKRGAFYRYNDGLIGQGRENAKQYLRENPDLMRELELLIRQRYDVVPLHAHVGADLELAGSEDDADTQADLDD; via the coding sequence ATGGCAGTAGCAGAAGCCCGGCAGAAAGCCCTTGACATCGCCCTGGCCGATCTCACAAAGCGCTTTGGAGACGGCACGATCATCCGCCTGGGGGATTCGCCCCATATGAACATCGAAGTGATCCCGACCGGCTCGCTGGCCGTGGATCTGGCGCTGGGCGTCGGGGGTATCCCGCGCGGGCGCGTGACCGAGATCTATGGGCCGGAAAGCTCCGGCAAGACGACGCTGTGTCTGCACGTCGTCGCGCAGGCCCAGGCCATAGGCGGCACGTGCGCCTTCGTGGACATGGAGCACGCCCTGGACCCGATCTACGCGCAGCGGCTGGGCGTGGACATCGACAATCTCTACATCTCCCAGCCGGATACGGGCGAGCAGGCGCTCGAAATCACCGAAGCGCTGGTCCGCAGCGGCGCGATCGACGTGGTAATCCTTGACAGTGTCGCGGCGCTCGTTCCGCGTGCCGAGCTGGAAGGCACGATGGGCGACAGCCACGTCGGTTTGATGGCCCGCCTCATGAGCCAGGCGCTGCGCAAGCTCTCCGGCGCGATCAAGCAGTCGAATACGGCGGTGCTGTTCACCAACCAGCTCCGCGAGAAGATCGGCGTCATGTTCGGCAATCCCGAAACCACGACCGGCGGGCGCGCGCTGCGCTTCTACGCCAGCATCCGGCTGGACATCCGCCGCATCCAGGCGATCAAGCAGAAGGACGAGATCGTTGGCAATCGCACCCGCGTCAAGGTGACCAAGAACAAGGTTGCTCCGCCCTTCCGCCAGTGCGAAATCGACCTGATGTACGATCACGGCTTCTCGATCGAGAGCGATGTCCTCGATCTCGGCGTGGAGTGCGACATCATCGACAAGCGTGGCGCGTTCTACCGCTACAATGACGGGCTGATCGGCCAGGGGCGCGAAAACGCCAAGCAGTACCTGCGCGAGAATCCCGATCTCATGCGCGAGTTGGAACTGCTCATCCGCCAGCGGTACGATGTCGTGCCGCTGCACGCGCATGTCGGCGCGGACCTGGAGCTGGCCGGTTCGGAAGACGACGCCGACACCCAGGCCGATCTGGACGACTAG
- a CDS encoding RelA/SpoT family protein produces the protein MQTTDTLDITGILQALPGLSIGDQALIERAFARAKIAHAGQFRKSGQPYIIHCIAVGQILADMGMDATTIAASILHDVVEDTGVTLEDIETEFGSKVAELVDGVTKLKQLPTGVEGMHGGKPRDREAEYLRKTFLAMGSDFRVMLIKLADRLHNMRTLGYMPAHKQIQTARETLDIFAPIANRLGIWQIKWELEDLSFRYLDPDRYREIAAQIDERRADREAYMERVTAYIREQFAREDLRAEIKGRPKHIYSIYRKMDRKHLPFSQIYDIRAIRIIVDNIAECYQALGIIHNIFHSIPGEFDDYISSPKENSYRSLHTAVLDKEGKTLEVQIRTRDMDEEAEYGIAAHWRYKEGRNGGTSAESAFERRIERIRRMMEDVQQDGGEDANDFVEGMIEQITPERIYAFTPKGDIIDLPEGATPIDFAYHIHTEVGHRCRGAKVNGRLVGLDYQLKNGERVEIITANRGGPSLDWLNPDLGFTKTQRARAKVRQWFKRRDRDKSIADGKEVLDRELRKLGMAQMSRPDIASQLGYATAEDLMAAIGFGDVTGAQIAFRLLEAERRATEAAAEERLEATVARPQEPVKADGMRIDETSGLLVTLARCCNPTYGDDIAGFITRGKGITVHRADCKNVLNTNEPERIINVTWPPASEQVYPVPVLIVAYDREGLMRDIGAVIADENINMSNVNISTRHNIATFEVTMEIHDLKQLARILSKIEHLPNVVEAVRRTAV, from the coding sequence GTGCAGACGACCGATACACTTGACATCACTGGCATTCTCCAGGCCCTCCCCGGTCTCTCCATTGGCGACCAGGCTCTGATCGAGCGCGCCTTTGCACGGGCAAAAATTGCGCACGCCGGTCAGTTCCGCAAGTCGGGCCAGCCCTATATTATCCACTGCATCGCCGTAGGACAGATCCTCGCCGATATGGGCATGGATGCCACGACGATCGCGGCGTCCATCCTGCACGACGTCGTGGAAGACACGGGCGTCACGCTGGAGGACATCGAGACCGAGTTCGGCTCGAAGGTCGCGGAGCTGGTCGATGGCGTCACCAAGTTGAAGCAGCTCCCCACCGGCGTCGAAGGCATGCACGGCGGCAAGCCGCGCGACCGTGAAGCGGAATATCTGCGCAAAACCTTCCTGGCGATGGGGTCCGACTTCCGCGTGATGTTGATCAAGCTCGCGGACCGGCTGCACAACATGCGCACCCTGGGCTACATGCCCGCCCACAAGCAGATCCAGACCGCGCGCGAAACGCTTGATATCTTCGCGCCGATTGCCAACCGCCTGGGCATCTGGCAGATCAAGTGGGAGCTGGAAGACCTGTCCTTCCGCTACCTCGATCCTGACCGTTACCGCGAGATCGCCGCCCAAATCGACGAACGCCGCGCCGACCGCGAAGCCTATATGGAACGCGTCACGGCATACATCCGCGAGCAGTTCGCGCGTGAGGACCTGCGCGCCGAAATCAAGGGGCGACCCAAGCACATTTACTCGATCTATCGCAAGATGGACCGGAAGCACCTGCCCTTCAGCCAAATTTACGACATCCGCGCCATCCGCATCATCGTGGACAACATCGCGGAGTGTTATCAAGCCCTGGGCATCATCCATAACATCTTCCACTCCATCCCCGGCGAATTCGACGACTACATCTCCTCCCCCAAAGAAAACTCCTATCGCAGCCTGCACACCGCCGTACTCGACAAAGAAGGAAAAACGCTCGAAGTCCAGATCCGCACGCGCGACATGGACGAAGAGGCGGAGTACGGCATCGCGGCGCATTGGCGCTACAAGGAAGGCCGCAACGGCGGCACGTCGGCGGAGAGCGCCTTCGAGCGCCGCATCGAGCGCATCCGCCGCATGATGGAAGACGTTCAGCAGGACGGCGGCGAGGACGCGAACGACTTCGTCGAGGGCATGATCGAGCAGATCACGCCGGAACGCATCTACGCCTTCACCCCCAAGGGCGATATTATCGACCTGCCCGAAGGCGCGACGCCGATCGACTTTGCCTATCATATCCACACCGAAGTCGGGCACCGCTGTCGCGGCGCGAAGGTCAACGGGCGGCTGGTCGGCCTGGATTACCAGCTCAAGAACGGCGAGCGCGTCGAGATCATCACCGCCAATCGCGGCGGCCCCAGCCTCGACTGGCTCAACCCGGACCTGGGCTTCACCAAGACGCAGCGGGCGCGCGCCAAAGTCCGGCAGTGGTTCAAGCGCCGTGACCGTGATAAGAGCATCGCGGACGGCAAAGAAGTGCTCGATCGCGAGCTGCGCAAGCTGGGCATGGCCCAGATGTCGCGGCCCGATATCGCCTCGCAGCTCGGTTACGCCACGGCGGAAGACCTGATGGCAGCCATTGGCTTTGGCGACGTGACCGGCGCGCAGATCGCCTTCCGCCTGCTGGAAGCCGAGCGCCGCGCGACCGAAGCTGCCGCCGAAGAACGCCTGGAAGCAACCGTCGCGCGGCCTCAGGAACCGGTCAAGGCCGACGGCATGCGCATCGACGAGACGAGCGGGCTGCTCGTCACGTTGGCGCGCTGCTGTAACCCGACCTACGGTGACGACATCGCGGGCTTCATCACGCGCGGCAAGGGCATCACAGTCCACCGCGCCGACTGCAAGAACGTCCTGAACACCAACGAACCGGAACGCATCATCAACGTGACGTGGCCGCCCGCCAGCGAGCAGGTCTATCCCGTGCCGGTGCTGATCGTCGCCTACGATCGCGAGGGCCTGATGCGCGACATCGGCGCGGTCATCGCCGACGAAAATATCAACATGTCCAACGTCAACATCAGCACGCGGCACAACATCGCCACGTTCGAAGTCACTATGGAAATTCACGACCTCAAGCAGTTGGCCCGCATTCTCTCAAAGATCGAACACCTGCCCAACGTAGTCGAAGCCGTCCGGCGTACGGCGGTCTGA
- a CDS encoding AfsR/SARP family transcriptional regulator: protein MVLHPDFHGQHSLLGPILLDTDTTPIFLSVNGSGTSLHTLLETLQQTLNQQLGLNLSHLAQDKQAAETVAQALRAHSPVTLVLDAYDQTRQEEVVPFIVALVSSLSGGSRLILGGRELPTDLLKRDDLQDKAAVVPVDPDKMMLDYVSSAQQTVLEVRALGPGRVLINGRLIEQWDGVLPRTLFFYFVDRGMTTRDEIFHTFWPNLSTREATNVFHVTKRKISEILGTDLTVYWSGFYRISPELELHYDVLKFAEAVQNAAVEEDDVALALLQNAVELYHGPFLSTIEQAWVTNRRSELAMTYAEALAGLARIYRNRDDAQNALGCYLRAAATSPQREDLARSIMELYRDLGRPRDALDVYDRLESELQSTLSVPASPQTAELAAEIRAKGS from the coding sequence GTGGTCCTCCATCCCGACTTTCACGGCCAGCACAGTCTGCTCGGACCGATCCTGCTCGATACCGACACGACGCCCATTTTTCTGTCCGTGAACGGGTCCGGCACCTCGCTGCACACCCTGCTCGAAACCCTGCAGCAGACCCTGAACCAGCAGCTTGGCCTCAATCTGTCGCACCTCGCGCAAGACAAGCAGGCAGCGGAGACAGTCGCGCAGGCGCTGCGTGCGCACAGCCCGGTCACTCTCGTGCTGGATGCCTACGATCAAACGCGCCAGGAAGAAGTCGTTCCGTTCATCGTCGCGCTGGTGTCGTCGCTGTCTGGCGGCAGCCGCCTGATCCTGGGCGGGCGCGAACTGCCCACCGATCTATTGAAGCGAGACGATCTTCAGGACAAGGCCGCCGTGGTGCCCGTCGATCCCGACAAGATGATGCTCGATTACGTGAGTTCGGCCCAGCAAACCGTGCTCGAAGTGCGTGCGCTGGGTCCAGGCCGCGTGCTGATTAATGGCCGCCTGATCGAGCAGTGGGATGGCGTGCTGCCACGCACGCTGTTCTTCTACTTTGTGGACCGGGGCATGACCACCCGCGACGAGATCTTTCACACCTTCTGGCCGAACCTCTCCACGCGCGAGGCAACCAACGTCTTCCACGTCACCAAGCGTAAAATCAGCGAGATCCTGGGCACAGACCTGACGGTCTACTGGTCCGGCTTCTACCGCATCTCACCGGAGTTAGAGCTGCATTACGACGTGCTGAAGTTTGCCGAGGCCGTGCAGAACGCCGCCGTTGAGGAAGACGACGTCGCGCTGGCGCTGCTGCAAAACGCGGTCGAGCTGTACCATGGCCCCTTCCTTAGCACGATCGAGCAGGCATGGGTGACCAACCGCCGCAGCGAGCTGGCGATGACCTACGCCGAAGCTCTGGCCGGGTTGGCCCGCATCTACCGCAACCGTGACGATGCGCAAAACGCGCTGGGCTGCTACTTGCGCGCCGCCGCCACCAGCCCGCAGCGCGAGGACCTCGCCCGCTCCATCATGGAGCTGTACCGCGACCTGGGTCGCCCCCGTGACGCGCTCGACGTCTACGACCGGCTCGAATCGGAGCTGCAAAGCACGCTCAGCGTGCCGGCCTCGCCGCAAACGGCGGAGCTTGCTGCCGAGATCCGCGCCAAAGGGTCCTGA
- a CDS encoding DsbA family protein, producing MAELPPEPLNDDRPTPGPARAAQSDSRQVLTITMTALVFLLAGLLIATLFYGGDNGIDQSELNAAVQEAVGTQVAVLQSAAPASDNSADVQAMVDQAVGTQVALLRPTNTPVPPTPTIIPAAYYQSDDAFRGPADALVTIVEFADYQCSYCERWYNTTLAEILNQYPDQVKFIYRDFPIFGEDSMRAAMAAECADDQDSFWDMHDSIFDALTNQDDITLDQPTLVSMAGDLGLDTGDFEECLSTEKYLTEVQDDYQAAVEFGLQGTPGFVINGVVYPIGAQPFEYFDQIIQSYLTAS from the coding sequence ATGGCCGAACTCCCACCCGAGCCACTCAACGACGACCGCCCCACCCCTGGCCCGGCACGCGCCGCCCAGTCCGATTCGCGTCAGGTGCTCACGATTACCATGACCGCGCTGGTGTTCCTGCTGGCGGGTCTGCTCATCGCGACGCTGTTCTATGGCGGGGACAACGGCATCGACCAGAGCGAGCTTAACGCCGCCGTGCAGGAAGCCGTCGGCACGCAGGTCGCCGTGCTCCAATCTGCCGCGCCCGCCAGCGACAACTCGGCGGACGTGCAGGCGATGGTCGATCAGGCCGTCGGCACCCAAGTCGCGCTGCTGCGCCCGACCAACACGCCGGTTCCGCCCACGCCGACCATCATCCCGGCAGCGTACTACCAGAGCGACGACGCGTTCCGTGGCCCCGCCGATGCGCTGGTCACCATCGTCGAGTTCGCGGACTACCAGTGCAGCTACTGCGAGCGCTGGTACAACACCACTCTGGCCGAGATTCTGAACCAGTACCCCGATCAGGTGAAGTTCATCTACCGCGACTTCCCGATCTTCGGTGAAGACTCCATGCGCGCCGCGATGGCTGCCGAGTGTGCTGACGACCAGGACAGCTTCTGGGACATGCACGACTCCATCTTCGACGCCCTGACCAACCAGGACGACATCACGCTCGACCAGCCGACGCTGGTCAGCATGGCGGGCGACCTCGGTCTGGATACGGGCGATTTCGAAGAGTGCCTCAGCACCGAGAAGTACCTGACCGAAGTGCAGGACGACTATCAGGCCGCAGTCGAGTTTGGCCTGCAGGGCACGCCCGGCTTCGTGATCAACGGCGTCGTGTACCCGATCGGCGCGCAGCCCTTCGAGTACTTCGACCAGATCATCCAGTCGTACCTCACGGCCAGCTAA